In the Candidatus Electrothrix rattekaaiensis genome, one interval contains:
- a CDS encoding class I SAM-dependent methyltransferase — translation MYEEYIIQDSDKLRRIEDALLATYFKNYDQEFLTTETGKEDIKANVYRRYNKALKHVVPWTAKQIDLRDKTLVEIGSGTGSSAAAFAHFVKKIDGYDIDEQALSGARVRMEVMEFDNVALHLVAPQHLVGTLKENHADGVDIILLFAVLEHQTIQERHETIKLCWELLNPDGILVVTETPNLLQYTDTHTSLLPFQHLLPTELYARYADRSPREGFGNCFTDAASLSCQDLDTSIMRWGRGASYHDFELALGKDHGKYLVANGFEQEILSWVDVSLEEELLRYFFEAKCLDVPLAFSRIVLNLIYKKSEIPSACLPPAPEQIFIIDKYLYREQELVINSLNERLAAAEKQLHDILASKRWLLGNILAAPYRKMKALFSDSAT, via the coding sequence ATGTATGAAGAGTATATTATCCAAGACAGCGACAAGCTGCGCCGAATTGAGGACGCCCTGCTGGCCACCTATTTCAAAAATTACGATCAGGAGTTTCTGACCACAGAAACCGGCAAAGAAGACATCAAAGCCAATGTCTACAGGAGATATAACAAGGCCTTGAAGCATGTGGTACCTTGGACCGCAAAACAGATTGATCTGCGTGATAAAACCCTTGTTGAAATCGGCAGCGGCACGGGTTCGAGTGCAGCTGCGTTTGCCCATTTTGTCAAAAAAATAGACGGTTACGATATTGATGAACAGGCCCTTTCTGGAGCACGGGTACGCATGGAGGTTATGGAGTTTGATAATGTAGCCCTGCATCTTGTTGCACCTCAGCATCTCGTCGGTACTCTGAAGGAAAATCACGCGGACGGGGTTGATATTATCCTCCTCTTTGCTGTTCTTGAACACCAGACGATTCAGGAGCGTCATGAAACTATAAAATTATGCTGGGAGCTGCTGAATCCCGACGGAATATTGGTCGTCACCGAGACACCGAACCTGCTGCAATATACTGATACGCATACTTCTCTTCTTCCTTTTCAGCATCTTCTGCCCACAGAATTATACGCTCGCTACGCTGACCGATCACCAAGAGAAGGATTCGGCAATTGTTTTACCGATGCAGCATCTCTTTCCTGCCAAGATCTGGACACCTCCATCATGCGATGGGGCAGAGGGGCGAGCTATCACGATTTTGAACTGGCCCTTGGTAAGGATCATGGAAAATACCTTGTCGCCAACGGCTTTGAACAGGAAATTTTGAGCTGGGTGGATGTCTCCCTTGAAGAAGAACTGCTACGCTATTTTTTCGAGGCTAAATGCCTTGATGTACCGCTTGCCTTTTCCCGAATCGTGCTCAATCTTATCTATAAAAAAAGTGAAATCCCTTCCGCCTGCCTTCCGCCTGCTCCGGAGCAGATATTCATTATCGACAAATACCTCTATCGAGAACAGGAGCTTGTTATCAACAGTCTAAACGAACGATTGGCAGCGGCAGAAAAACAACTGCATGATATCCTTGCATCGAAACGCTGGTTGCTGGGGAATATTTTAGCTGCTCCCTATCGCAAAATGAAAGCTTTGTTTTCCGATTCAGCCACCTGA
- a CDS encoding ABC transporter ATP-binding protein has translation MSDLAISVHNVTKTYSLYRKPMHRLLEIFHPYGKKYHTPFCALNNINFDIKKGQALGVIGRNGSGKSSLLQLITGIQQPTSGTVAVDGRISALLELGAGFNPEFTGRENVYLNTAIQGFSEKDTDERFQKIAEFADIGEFIDRPVKTYSSGMYIRLAFAAAVSVKPEILIVDEALSVGDIFFQQKCMTHMQKMMEGCTIVLVSHDMHSIINLCDRVLLLENGKVAFDGDPMEGVNQYTKILHDEHFSGGEKTKTVERAEVLPQDITEKMAKLVDDFPQWTRVPDKKRSGVEQVAIESLSITSQGKPINVVQQGDIITIRLLVHAVIDMNEIIFGYNIKDRIGNALFGENSLCLDASALHLDAGYNFVEYSFIWPEVYPYKYTITVGIGQGLIPLGHVVQCWAHDIASITAVTPGRSIHGMFNNDLKKLTITPVKPST, from the coding sequence ATGTCTGATTTGGCCATCTCGGTTCATAACGTAACCAAAACATACTCGCTCTACCGGAAACCGATGCATCGGCTTTTGGAGATATTTCATCCGTACGGCAAGAAATATCATACGCCGTTTTGCGCACTCAATAATATCAATTTTGATATCAAAAAAGGGCAAGCCCTCGGTGTTATCGGAAGAAATGGTAGCGGCAAATCTTCCTTGCTTCAGCTCATCACCGGTATTCAGCAGCCTACTTCAGGAACTGTGGCGGTGGATGGACGCATTTCTGCCCTGCTTGAGCTTGGTGCTGGTTTCAATCCAGAATTTACCGGAAGGGAAAACGTTTATCTCAATACGGCAATTCAGGGATTTTCTGAAAAAGATACTGATGAACGATTCCAGAAAATTGCAGAGTTCGCTGATATTGGAGAATTTATCGACCGGCCAGTCAAAACCTACTCCAGCGGTATGTATATCCGCTTGGCCTTTGCTGCTGCGGTCAGCGTGAAGCCAGAAATCCTCATTGTTGATGAGGCACTTTCTGTCGGTGATATCTTTTTTCAGCAAAAATGTATGACCCATATGCAGAAAATGATGGAAGGCTGCACTATTGTGCTGGTCAGCCATGATATGCACTCGATTATCAACCTCTGCGATCGAGTTCTGCTGCTGGAAAATGGCAAAGTTGCCTTTGACGGAGATCCGATGGAGGGGGTCAATCAGTACACCAAGATACTCCACGACGAGCATTTCAGCGGGGGAGAAAAAACAAAAACTGTAGAGCGGGCCGAGGTGTTACCGCAAGATATTACCGAAAAAATGGCAAAGCTCGTAGATGATTTTCCCCAATGGACACGCGTACCTGATAAAAAACGCTCTGGTGTTGAGCAGGTTGCTATTGAGTCCTTAAGTATCACCAGCCAGGGAAAGCCGATCAACGTGGTACAGCAGGGAGACATCATCACTATCCGATTGCTTGTTCATGCTGTCATAGACATGAATGAGATCATCTTTGGATATAACATCAAGGACAGAATAGGCAATGCGCTCTTCGGTGAAAACAGCCTTTGTCTTGACGCTTCGGCCCTGCATCTTGATGCTGGCTATAATTTCGTTGAGTATTCATTCATATGGCCGGAAGTATACCCTTATAAATACACCATTACCGTAGGAATCGGCCAAGGTTTGATCCCCTTGGGGCATGTTGTACAATGCTGGGCCCATGATATCGCCTCAATAACCGCTGTAACGCCGGGACGATCCATCCACGGCATGTTCAACAATGATCTGAAAAAACTAACTATTACCCCAGTAAAACCAAGTACATGA
- a CDS encoding ABC transporter permease produces MNSLLSFFRLLHARRRLITAMAVREIRAQYVGSSLGLLWTLIHPLVMITVFWFVFSVGFKAKPLNDVPFIVWLTAGLAPWYIFSDIISGSTNIIVAHSHLVKKTIFSPQILPVVKILSGMVTHAIFLLVLLVLLVFQQMPFSLYYFQAGYYLFCMLVLALGISWTLSALNVFVRDVAQLVTVLLQVGFWVTPIFWDITMMPPKVQWFLKLNPVYYIIQGYRDSFITFQPFWNHLAYTVYYWLFTLGMLASGAYIFKKLKPQFPDVL; encoded by the coding sequence ATGAACAGTCTTTTATCTTTTTTTCGCCTGCTCCATGCTCGACGCCGCCTGATCACCGCTATGGCGGTCAGAGAGATACGTGCGCAGTATGTGGGATCCTCGCTCGGACTCTTGTGGACCCTGATTCATCCGCTCGTGATGATCACGGTATTCTGGTTTGTTTTCAGCGTGGGATTCAAGGCAAAACCGTTGAACGATGTACCGTTTATCGTCTGGCTGACAGCAGGTCTAGCTCCTTGGTACATCTTTTCCGATATTATCAGCGGTTCAACAAATATTATTGTCGCCCATAGCCATCTGGTGAAAAAAACCATTTTTTCGCCGCAGATTCTGCCGGTGGTAAAAATTTTGTCCGGCATGGTCACTCATGCTATTTTTCTGCTCGTGCTGCTTGTCCTACTGGTCTTTCAGCAGATGCCTTTCAGTCTGTACTATTTTCAGGCCGGTTATTATCTCTTTTGCATGTTAGTGCTTGCCCTGGGTATTTCCTGGACCTTATCCGCGCTGAACGTCTTTGTCCGTGATGTGGCCCAGCTGGTCACGGTTCTCCTTCAGGTCGGCTTCTGGGTTACCCCGATTTTCTGGGATATCACAATGATGCCCCCTAAGGTGCAATGGTTTCTCAAGCTGAATCCTGTCTACTATATTATTCAGGGTTATCGAGATTCATTTATTACCTTTCAGCCCTTTTGGAACCATCTAGCATACACTGTGTATTACTGGCTGTTCACCCTTGGAATGCTGGCCAGCGGTGCATATATTTTCAAGAAACTGAAACCTCAGTTTCCCGACGTGCTGTAA
- the glyS gene encoding glycine--tRNA ligase subunit beta → MTQLLFEIGTEEIPASYIQPALAFMEQAAQVKLKELGLHFSAVRTVGTPRRLTLAVDGLQTRQEDRRQEHTGPAKMAAFDADGQPTKAAQGFARSRGVAVEDLQIIETKKGEYLMAVEEIKGQETSELLSALLDELLRSIPFPKSMRWADSSMTFARPLQWLLALYDGKVVNLTIEGVQSGTTTCGHRFMHPEPVEIRDFDHYQEVLTAKSVLVDQDARREAVIETVKKAVGERVGDKGQPVLDEGLIDIVTNLVEIPWGICGSFDEKFLALPDEALITSMREHQKYFPVKDSEGALLPFFVAVNNTDVKNKAMAANGHERVLRARLEDGLFFFNKDKENPLADRMKDLSGIIFQRKLGTMAEKSERLVALAAFLAERLAPDMQEEAKRAAQLAKADLLTEMVGEFPSLQGIIGRDYALLDGEKPAVADAVHEHYQPVRAGGQLPASLLGAVVGLADRMDTMAGCFAINERPTGNKDAFGQRRLALGMIALLRHYNLHISLVELAGQALQGYAAKVTPAEDTLEQLIDFIRLRFENDLIASGMKQEVVEAATSAGFDDLTDCLARIEALDSMRNREEFAVLAGSFKRIRNITKGNLETGVDPALFAEEAEKELFSTCTAVQEQVRPMIENRSYSEALAAMLTMKGPVDRFFDDVMVMDEDLAIRANRLNLLTGLGDLVRQVGDISRMHAE, encoded by the coding sequence ATGACACAATTACTTTTTGAAATCGGAACAGAAGAGATACCTGCTAGTTATATACAGCCTGCACTTGCCTTTATGGAACAGGCTGCTCAGGTGAAATTAAAGGAACTGGGGCTGCATTTCAGCGCGGTTCGCACCGTGGGAACTCCACGTCGTCTGACCTTGGCTGTCGACGGACTTCAGACTCGCCAGGAAGATCGCCGTCAGGAACACACAGGGCCAGCCAAAATGGCTGCTTTTGATGCGGACGGGCAGCCGACCAAGGCCGCCCAAGGGTTTGCCCGTTCCCGAGGGGTTGCTGTGGAAGATTTGCAGATTATCGAAACCAAGAAGGGCGAGTACCTGATGGCGGTGGAGGAGATCAAGGGGCAGGAGACCAGTGAGTTACTTTCTGCTCTGCTGGATGAGCTTTTACGCTCTATTCCCTTCCCTAAATCCATGCGCTGGGCAGACAGCAGTATGACCTTTGCCCGTCCCCTCCAGTGGCTTTTGGCCCTGTATGACGGCAAGGTTGTTAATCTGACCATTGAAGGCGTACAGAGTGGGACAACAACCTGCGGGCACCGTTTTATGCATCCTGAGCCAGTGGAGATTCGTGATTTTGACCATTATCAGGAAGTCTTAACGGCCAAGTCCGTGTTGGTTGACCAAGATGCGCGACGTGAGGCTGTCATTGAAACGGTCAAGAAGGCGGTAGGCGAGCGGGTAGGGGACAAAGGGCAGCCTGTTTTGGATGAAGGCCTGATTGATATTGTGACCAATTTGGTGGAAATTCCCTGGGGGATTTGTGGCAGCTTTGATGAGAAATTTCTGGCCCTGCCTGATGAGGCCCTGATCACCTCCATGCGTGAGCATCAAAAGTATTTTCCCGTGAAGGACAGCGAGGGGGCTCTGCTGCCCTTTTTCGTTGCCGTGAATAATACCGATGTTAAGAATAAGGCAATGGCAGCCAACGGGCATGAGCGTGTTCTGCGGGCTCGCCTTGAAGACGGGTTGTTTTTCTTTAACAAGGACAAAGAGAACCCCCTTGCCGATCGAATGAAGGATCTTTCCGGGATTATTTTTCAGCGTAAGCTGGGGACTATGGCTGAGAAGAGTGAGCGTCTGGTTGCTCTTGCCGCTTTTCTTGCGGAGCGACTGGCTCCAGACATGCAAGAGGAGGCCAAGCGAGCTGCACAATTGGCCAAGGCCGACCTGCTGACCGAGATGGTCGGGGAGTTCCCTTCCTTACAGGGAATCATCGGTCGGGATTATGCCCTGCTTGATGGCGAAAAGCCTGCGGTTGCCGATGCTGTGCATGAGCATTACCAGCCGGTTCGGGCAGGAGGGCAATTGCCTGCCTCTCTGCTCGGTGCTGTGGTCGGGTTGGCTGATCGAATGGACACGATGGCCGGTTGTTTTGCCATCAATGAGCGTCCTACCGGGAATAAGGATGCCTTTGGCCAGCGTCGGCTGGCCTTGGGAATGATCGCTCTTCTTCGTCATTATAATCTGCATATTTCTTTGGTAGAGCTGGCTGGACAGGCTTTGCAAGGCTATGCCGCCAAGGTAACCCCGGCAGAGGATACTCTGGAACAGCTCATCGATTTTATCCGTCTCCGTTTTGAAAACGACCTGATCGCTTCCGGGATGAAACAGGAGGTGGTTGAGGCGGCGACCTCGGCGGGTTTTGATGATCTGACAGATTGCTTGGCCCGGATAGAGGCCTTAGACAGTATGCGAAATCGGGAAGAGTTTGCCGTGCTGGCAGGTTCTTTTAAGCGAATCCGTAATATCACCAAGGGGAATCTCGAAACAGGGGTTGATCCTGCCCTTTTTGCTGAAGAGGCGGAAAAGGAGCTGTTCTCAACCTGTACTGCTGTTCAGGAGCAGGTACGTCCGATGATCGAGAACCGGTCCTACAGCGAGGCCCTGGCAGCTATGTTGACCATGAAGGGCCCTGTGGATCGCTTTTTTGATGATGTTATGGTGATGGATGAGGATTTGGCAATACGGGCCAACCGATTAAATCTACTGACCGGTCTGGGTGACTTGGTTCGTCAGGTGGGTGATATCTCCCGGATGCACGCAGAGTAA
- the ccsB gene encoding c-type cytochrome biogenesis protein CcsB has protein sequence MINSSQLFGYTTIIYLLSAAFYIGLLVFRHKKIGLVGLILASIGVLIHTGALGLRWHESYQVGIGHAPLTNMYESLVFFAWCTTLFYILLELKFKASVLGAFVMPLAVTTMAYASISTRINQDISPLVPALQSNWLLAHVITCFIGYGAFAVAAGVGIFYLLKNLAVKRKLSQNNLLSSLPELPVLDDLTHKTIIFGFMWLTAGIITGAVWANEAWGTYWSWDPKETWSIITWFVYALALHARFTQGWNGSRIAWLAILGFLSVFFTYFGVNFLLAGLHSYGAS, from the coding sequence ATGATAAACAGTTCTCAACTCTTTGGTTATACCACCATAATATACCTGCTCTCTGCGGCTTTTTATATCGGCCTGCTCGTTTTCCGTCATAAAAAGATCGGGTTGGTCGGGCTGATCCTGGCCAGCATCGGTGTTCTGATCCACACAGGGGCTCTAGGCCTACGCTGGCATGAATCCTACCAAGTCGGTATAGGCCATGCTCCTTTGACCAATATGTATGAGTCGCTGGTCTTCTTTGCTTGGTGTACAACCCTCTTTTACATCCTGCTGGAATTGAAGTTCAAAGCCAGCGTACTGGGTGCCTTTGTTATGCCCTTGGCGGTCACCACTATGGCCTATGCCTCTATTTCCACGAGAATTAACCAGGATATCAGCCCACTGGTCCCAGCCCTCCAATCCAACTGGCTGCTCGCCCATGTTATTACCTGCTTTATCGGCTACGGAGCCTTTGCCGTTGCCGCCGGTGTCGGTATCTTCTATCTTCTCAAAAATCTTGCAGTCAAACGCAAACTCTCGCAGAATAACCTGCTTTCCAGCCTTCCAGAACTGCCCGTGCTTGACGATCTGACCCATAAAACCATTATCTTCGGTTTCATGTGGCTGACAGCCGGTATTATCACCGGGGCTGTCTGGGCCAACGAGGCATGGGGTACCTATTGGAGCTGGGACCCCAAGGAAACTTGGTCCATTATTACCTGGTTTGTCTATGCCTTGGCTCTGCATGCTCGATTCACTCAGGGCTGGAACGGCTCTCGCATTGCTTGGCTGGCGATACTGGGCTTTCTTTCTGTTTTTTTCACCTATTTCGGTGTCAACTTTCTTTTGGCAGGGTTGCACAGTTACGGGGCCAGCTAA
- a CDS encoding cytochrome c biogenesis protein ResB gives MASKSKNPIWAFLASVKLALLLIALLASTSIIGTVIEQNKTAEHYVEHRGETFAQVIQTLNLDDMYNSVWFLCLLGAFSLNLIICSLDRIPTVIKMVRKDNLATDPDRLPKMKLHKEEKIAGSLTTATEEVKKYLTRQGWKPDSRDKQYGTLFFSQKGARTRYGVYVVHISILIILLGAVIGSSTVATKILGDREFAFKGGISLPETAQSDFVFSYADEKKIPLGFTVRCNYFEIHYYPGSSMPKDYLSNLTVIEDGKEVLTTTIEVNKPLIYKGITFYQSSYNQIGAAIIKLREITSGNTHAFPVDPQNYSVTNTWQEGGSNAMIRIQSARPIQTPDGRSSTEMKIWMMDSDGPPSMFPLMYGTPVIVERPKAKYELSISPHFATGLQVAKDPGVWWVYSGCALMLIGLYMAFFMSHRKIWAHVYEIDGQPMVLFAGHANKNSFGFAKTFSSLTEDFAKRK, from the coding sequence ATGGCATCAAAATCGAAAAATCCAATTTGGGCATTTCTGGCCTCTGTCAAACTCGCCCTGCTTCTCATTGCCCTCCTTGCATCGACCTCAATTATCGGCACGGTTATCGAGCAGAATAAAACGGCTGAGCATTATGTTGAACACAGGGGAGAAACTTTCGCTCAAGTGATCCAGACACTCAATCTTGATGATATGTACAACTCTGTCTGGTTTCTCTGCCTGCTCGGGGCGTTTAGCCTGAACCTTATTATTTGCAGCCTAGATCGCATTCCCACTGTGATAAAAATGGTGCGCAAGGATAACTTGGCCACTGATCCGGATCGCCTGCCCAAGATGAAGCTGCACAAGGAAGAAAAGATTGCAGGCTCCCTTACCACGGCAACAGAGGAAGTAAAAAAATATCTCACCCGGCAAGGATGGAAGCCCGACAGCCGCGACAAACAGTACGGCACCCTCTTCTTTTCCCAGAAAGGGGCGCGGACCCGTTACGGCGTTTATGTGGTGCATATCTCCATTCTGATCATCCTGCTTGGGGCTGTTATCGGCTCTTCAACTGTTGCCACCAAGATTTTAGGAGATCGTGAATTCGCTTTTAAAGGAGGAATTTCTCTGCCAGAAACCGCACAAAGCGACTTTGTTTTTTCCTATGCTGATGAGAAAAAGATCCCTCTCGGCTTTACTGTCCGCTGTAATTATTTCGAGATTCATTATTATCCCGGCTCCTCCATGCCCAAGGATTACCTCTCCAACCTGACGGTCATCGAGGACGGCAAAGAGGTGCTCACCACCACCATTGAGGTCAACAAGCCTCTCATCTACAAGGGCATCACCTTTTATCAGTCAAGTTACAACCAGATAGGCGCGGCCATAATCAAACTTCGCGAGATAACCAGTGGCAATACTCATGCCTTCCCGGTTGATCCACAAAACTATTCAGTAACCAATACATGGCAGGAAGGCGGGTCTAATGCTATGATACGTATTCAATCTGCTCGCCCGATTCAGACTCCTGACGGAAGAAGCAGCACTGAGATGAAAATCTGGATGATGGATTCTGATGGCCCGCCGTCTATGTTTCCTTTGATGTACGGCACTCCGGTCATTGTTGAACGCCCAAAGGCAAAGTACGAACTCAGCATCAGCCCTCATTTTGCCACAGGCCTTCAGGTTGCAAAAGATCCCGGCGTCTGGTGGGTCTATTCGGGCTGCGCCCTGATGCTCATAGGGCTATACATGGCCTTTTTTATGTCCCATCGAAAGATATGGGCCCATGTCTATGAAATAGACGGGCAACCCATGGTGCTTTTTGCAGGTCATGCCAATAAAAACAGCTTTGGGTTTGCCAAAACGTTTTCTTCACTTACTGAAGACTTTGCAAAGAGAAAATGA
- a CDS encoding fibronectin type III domain-containing protein — protein MDGGKAAFYRVEQRQLPDGEWTMVGTALETEITLNNQKRGKEHEYRVIAVNKAGESDPSNTVAAVL, from the coding sequence GTGGACGGGGGCAAGGCGGCCTTTTATCGGGTTGAGCAGCGGCAATTGCCTGACGGGGAATGGACAATGGTCGGCACGGCCTTGGAAACAGAGATCACCCTGAATAATCAGAAGCGCGGCAAAGAGCATGAGTACCGGGTCATTGCTGTGAACAAGGCTGGCGAAAGCGACCCGAGCAATACCGTGGCCGCAGTGCTGTAG
- a CDS encoding TIGR01777 family oxidoreductase, with product MNILISGASGLIGTEVTRLLAEQGHSVFALSRSTEHAPSWDIGQKNIQLGKDDRIDVVVHLAGENVAQGRWTADKKERILQSRVEGTGLLAEFFAAAAYKPRLMISASAIGFYGERGDEELDEGSAKGTGFLADVSKAWEEAARPATEAGIRVVNTRFGMVLSPDGGALAKVLFPFRMGLGGPVGDGNQYMSWVSIHDVAQAILHIIVQEDLHGPVNIVAPHPVTNQQFTRVLGKVLRRPAFLPVPKFFLSFFLGEMAKELLFASARVYPRKLQDSGYVFASSDLASALKSLLR from the coding sequence ATGAATATTCTTATTTCCGGTGCATCCGGTTTAATCGGCACAGAGGTTACTCGTTTACTGGCAGAACAAGGGCATAGCGTTTTTGCTCTGAGCCGAAGTACCGAACATGCTCCGTCTTGGGACATCGGTCAAAAAAATATTCAGTTGGGTAAAGACGACCGGATTGATGTGGTTGTGCATCTTGCCGGTGAAAATGTCGCTCAGGGACGCTGGACAGCAGACAAGAAAGAACGGATTTTACAGAGCAGGGTCGAGGGAACAGGTCTTCTTGCTGAGTTTTTTGCAGCAGCTGCGTATAAGCCTCGTCTCATGATTTCCGCCTCTGCCATAGGATTCTACGGAGAGCGGGGTGACGAGGAGTTGGACGAAGGTAGTGCAAAAGGAACAGGGTTTCTCGCTGATGTGAGCAAGGCCTGGGAGGAAGCCGCCCGACCTGCGACAGAAGCCGGTATCCGGGTGGTGAATACGCGCTTTGGAATGGTGCTTAGTCCAGACGGAGGTGCTTTGGCCAAGGTGCTCTTTCCTTTCAGGATGGGCCTTGGCGGGCCTGTCGGGGACGGGAATCAGTACATGAGCTGGGTCAGTATTCATGATGTGGCTCAGGCCATTCTCCATATTATTGTGCAGGAGGATCTGCACGGGCCGGTCAATATCGTTGCTCCCCATCCTGTAACGAATCAGCAATTCACACGGGTATTGGGCAAGGTTTTGCGACGACCGGCATTTCTTCCTGTCCCGAAATTTTTTCTGTCGTTTTTCCTCGGGGAAATGGCCAAGGAACTGTTGTTTGCCAGTGCGCGGGTCTATCCTCGCAAGCTTCAGGATTCGGGGTATGTCTTTGCGAGCTCTGATCTTGCGTCGGCCTTGAAGAGTCTGCTGCGCTGA
- a CDS encoding transposase, which yields MVIGKKLPDFITDFFEKIDEEVRIHSPGNGLSKKQKYWLAFCALATLATNSVCWARFEKVSLGRYKKKALSWMFCHSKIPWPLMFQVSVNVIFSSYRVTLGTLNIDESDNHRSKSTKKISWVHKLKDKATGGYAMGQCVVFLILTAPSITIPVGFKFYMPDPAVTQWRKKCKQLKKIGIPAARRPKRPPENSNYPSKNELAIQLLKEFKVKHPDIKVNCINADALYGNKKFLAGAASVYKSTQIISQVDRNRNVRHRGKNISVKEYFSRNSGVLRQIKIRGEKEITATIASARLYVPSQGVKRFIVALKYEDEDEYRYLVATDMSWRTEDIVKAYTLRWLVEVFFQDWKANEGWATLTKLTGEEGSRNSLILSLLVDHCLLFHPDQLARIKNKLPAATVGTLRHQISMDSLFMFIQELLQSENPAKALEQLASKVKESVIFLAPSKKHMVGRDLGRLEASPSLQYRAAG from the coding sequence ATGGTTATCGGCAAAAAATTACCAGATTTTATCACTGATTTTTTTGAAAAAATAGACGAAGAGGTTAGAATTCACAGTCCTGGCAACGGTCTGTCAAAAAAACAAAAATACTGGTTGGCTTTTTGCGCCTTAGCCACTCTGGCAACTAATTCGGTATGCTGGGCAAGATTCGAAAAAGTCAGCCTGGGCAGATACAAAAAGAAAGCTCTGTCCTGGATGTTTTGTCACTCCAAAATTCCTTGGCCCTTGATGTTTCAAGTATCAGTAAATGTTATCTTTTCTTCATACAGAGTCACCCTTGGAACTCTTAATATTGACGAGTCGGACAATCATCGCTCCAAAAGTACGAAAAAAATTTCGTGGGTACATAAACTTAAAGATAAGGCGACCGGTGGCTATGCGATGGGCCAGTGCGTGGTGTTTCTTATTCTCACGGCACCAAGCATTACCATTCCGGTAGGATTTAAATTTTACATGCCTGATCCAGCTGTGACTCAATGGAGAAAAAAATGCAAACAACTCAAAAAAATTGGAATTCCGGCGGCTCGACGACCGAAAAGACCGCCTGAAAATTCAAACTATCCTTCAAAAAATGAACTTGCGATTCAGCTTCTCAAAGAATTTAAGGTAAAACATCCTGATATTAAGGTGAATTGTATTAACGCAGATGCGCTATATGGTAATAAAAAATTCCTTGCCGGTGCCGCATCTGTCTATAAATCAACACAGATTATCAGTCAGGTAGATAGAAATAGAAACGTTCGGCACCGTGGCAAAAATATTAGCGTGAAAGAATATTTCTCCCGCAACTCCGGAGTACTCCGACAAATAAAAATTCGTGGGGAAAAAGAAATAACGGCCACTATTGCCAGCGCACGCCTGTATGTACCCAGCCAAGGCGTTAAACGTTTCATTGTTGCGTTAAAATACGAAGATGAGGATGAATACCGCTACCTCGTCGCTACCGATATGTCATGGAGAACAGAGGATATTGTAAAGGCTTACACTCTAAGATGGCTTGTAGAGGTTTTTTTTCAGGACTGGAAGGCCAATGAAGGATGGGCGACTTTGACCAAGCTGACAGGTGAGGAGGGGTCTCGCAACAGCTTGATCCTGAGCCTGCTGGTTGATCATTGCCTCCTTTTTCATCCGGACCAACTAGCCAGGATTAAGAACAAACTTCCCGCAGCTACTGTTGGAACCCTACGGCACCAGATTAGCATGGACAGCCTATTCATGTTCATACAAGAACTCCTACAGTCGGAAAATCCAGCTAAGGCACTCGAACAACTTGCTTCCAAGGTAAAAGAATCTGTCATTTTTTTGGCTCCCTCGAAAAAACACATGGTAGGTAGGGATCTTGGTCGACTGGAAGCAAGTCCATCATTGCAATACAGAGCTGCCGGGTGA